One Drosophila santomea strain STO CAGO 1482 chromosome X, Prin_Dsan_1.1, whole genome shotgun sequence DNA segment encodes these proteins:
- the LOC120456281 gene encoding achaete-scute complex protein T5, with protein sequence MALGSENQSLFYDDEESSSAVNGPSVIRRNARERNRVKQVNNGFSQLRQHIPAAVIADLSNGRRGIGPGANKKLSKVSTLKMAVEYIRRLQKVLHENDQQKQKQKQMHMQQQHLHFQQQQQHQHFYAWQQQLQLQSPTGSISSCNSSSSYCEPATSTIPGATPPTNLHTKLEASYEDYRNNSCSSGTEDEDILDYISLWQDDL encoded by the coding sequence ATGGCTTTGGGCAGCGAAAATCAGTCTCTTTTCTACGACGACGAGGAGTCATCTTCTGCCGTTAATGGACCCTCTGTTATCCGACGAAATGCCCGGGAACGCAACCGCGTAAAGCAGGTCAACAACGGCTTCAGCCAACTACGACAACATATTCCTGCGGCCGTAATTGCCGATTTGAGCAACGGTCGCCGGGGAATTGGTCCCGGTGCCAATAAAAAACTGAGCAAAGTTAGCACACTGAAGATGGCAGTAGAGTACATACGGCGCTTGCAGAAAGTTCTTCATGAAAACGaccagcagaagcagaagcagaaacagatgcacatgcagcagcagcatttgcactttcagcagcagcaacagcatcaacaCTTTTACGCctggcagcagcagttgcagctgcaatcCCCCACTGGCAGCATAAGTTCCTGCAATAGCAGCAGCTCCTATTGCGAGCCAGCAACATCGACGATTCCAGGAGCAACACCTCCTACCAATTTGCATACCAAGTTGGAAGCCAGCTATGAAGACTACCGTAACAATTCCTGCAGTTCTGGTACTGAAGATGAGGACATCCTCGACTACATATCACTGTGGCAGGACGACCTGTAA
- the LOC120456274 gene encoding uncharacterized protein LOC120456274 yields MDDKIILNDFSLTTLKDWLRILGQNTEGTKTELIARLQDIPTAVRGDCPPEHPQKNAPPGNDIFSSLDFQNCEINTDHVSVNAMNRKESTETGSERETNMFELQQLRAELAEAKAMLNGTRSSSQFQEQQQPEQSKATVSSVIQTAQFTQAGATKENTTFHSPQRSNERAESQRFPVDALALAKETITDYDGKTCARAWITVVKNIARTFNIDDNHLRILLITKLKGNAQVWLHAHPARLIEPIDNLLDQLSLTFGEQSSKAEIRRKFESRKWKTEENFCSYYDEKMALSNGINIDDDELLDQMIEGIPLQNFRTQARIQCFSTPSEMLRAFSNIRLPARREPPVQPTDYKDAIRCANCNSRGHKADICKKPKREPGSCYSCGQLGHLVAQCPTRKSVSTNNYNAS; encoded by the exons ATGGACGATAAAATCATCCTGAACGACTTTTCGCTGACAACCCTAAAAGATTGGCTACGTATTCTGGGCCAAAATACGGAGGGCACAAAAACCGAATTAATCGCGAGGCTGCAAGACATCCCAACGGCAGTTCGGGGCGATTGTCCACCGGAGCACCCCCAGAAAAACGCTCCACCAGGAAACGACATTTTTTCTTCACTGGATTTTCAGAATTGTGAAATTAACACCGATCACGTAAGTGTGAATGCAATGAACAGAAAAGAATCAACCGAAACTGGCAGTGAGAGGGAGACAAACATGTTCGAGCTACAGCAACTACGCGCAGAGCTAGCAGAAGCGAAGGCAATGCTTAACGGAACACGATCGAGCTCGCAGTtccaagaacaacaacaaccagagcaAAGCAAGGCTACAGTTAGTTCCGTTATCCAGACGGCGCAGTTTACGCAGGCTGGCGCCACAAAAGAGAACACAACATTTCACTCGCCGCAGCGATCCAACGAGAGAGCGGAGAGCCAGCGTTTTCCAGTTGATGCTCTCGCTCTCGCCAAAGAGACGATAACCGATTACGATGGGAAAACTTGCGCGCGTGCCTGGATAACAGTGGTCAAAAATATCGCACGCACTTTCAACATCGATGACAACCATTTACGCATCTTACTCATCACTAAACTTAAAGGAAACGCGCAAGTCTGGTTACATGCGCACCCTGCTCGATTGATCGAACCAATTGACAATTTGCTTGATCAACTGTCATTGACTTTTGGCGAGCAATCATCCAAGGCTGAGATCCGGCGAAAATTCGAGAGTCGCAAGTGGAAAACCGAGGAGAATTTCTGCAGTTATTACGACGAGAAGATGGCTCTCTCAAACGGGATAAACATCGACGACGACGAACTACTGGACCAGATGATAGAGGGCATACCGCTGCAAAATTTCCGTACCCAAGCACGGATTCAATGCTTCTCTACTCCGTCGGAGATGCTACGCGCATTTTCGAACATCCGTTTGCCAGCTCGGAGGGAGCCACCTGTACAGCCAACCGACTACAAAGATGCCATACGATGCGCAAACTGTAATTCAAGAGGACACAAAGCTGACATCTGCAAGAAGCCCAAACGTGAACCAGGTTCGTGCTACTCCTGTGGACAACTTGGACACCTGGTGGCACAATGTCCCACAAGGAAGAGCGTTTCAACTAATAATTAT AATGCCTCATAG